The stretch of DNA GGGAACGTGGAACCGACAGAGGACGAGATCATGGCCGGATACGGCCGGGCCCGGGCGGACCTTGAGAGGTGGCTGGCGGGCGCTACTGCCGCGGACCTTGGCAGTAAGAGCAACGGTACGAAGTGGACCAATGAAGAACTGCTCTTCCACATGGTTTTCGGCTACATGGTGGTCCGTTCGCTGCTGCCGCTGGTCCACCTCATCAGCAGGCTCCCCGCACCTGTTGGAAAGGCCTTCGCCGCACTCCTGAACGCGGGCACCCGCCCCTTCGACGTCATAAATTACTGGGGCTCCCGCAGCGCAGCGGTGTACTTCAACAAGCGGCGGATGGCCCGGAAACTCGACAAAACCATCAACGCCATCACCCGCACCCTGAAGCGCGAAAGCATGACATCCCTATCCAGGTCGATGCCGTTCCCGGACCGGTGGGACCCGTTCTTCGCACCCACCA from Arthrobacter sp. B3I9 encodes:
- a CDS encoding DinB family protein, whose amino-acid sequence is MEPTEDEIMAGYGRARADLERWLAGATAADLGSKSNGTKWTNEELLFHMVFGYMVVRSLLPLVHLISRLPAPVGKAFAALLNAGTRPFDVINYWGSRSAAVYFNKRRMARKLDKTINAITRTLKRESMTSLSRSMPFPDRWDPFFAPTMTLNDVYAYPTKHFDFHAHQLSLNGAA